The following are encoded together in the Actinoplanes sp. N902-109 genome:
- a CDS encoding OmpA family protein: MRRLLVLALVVTLASGCTDDKAAPPPPVPAAPAAGSAAPAAPPRVETRRVDAAGDQLTMSIGPLVRAGDTVYLTADTRLDSGGSTRLSRPFSATGTTTFDGARLVDPVGRRVYLPAEGSRGCVCSSRVRADQGETQPLRAGFTGVPADVHSLAVMLPYAGVFAEVPIVAGPAPDDLATGDATSFVGDLAAYTERLDVGLRTRQRRDGVDLDLDTDVLFRLDSAQLTPQAGKTVAAAVDAIEAAGPGPLTVTGHTDDTGTTEHNQTLSQQRAEAVAKALKLPAARWPVTVAAKGETQPAVPNTDAAARARNRRVTIAFRGTPQLEPKDVPLPRTDGVQGKAGDGVDVQLPLHRGTVHFTTGTATRHDAFLQVDLVATAVGGKATILDFLGQGVFTARNEFDPYAKYGAAGVRLLAGDTAALPLDYEREPGDHRCLCDRLLNQAIPENSSQTISLWFPAPPAGATTVTLDVPDKLRLTGIPIA, from the coding sequence ATGCGGCGGCTGCTCGTCCTCGCCCTGGTCGTCACCCTGGCATCCGGCTGCACGGACGACAAGGCCGCACCGCCGCCCCCGGTCCCCGCCGCACCGGCGGCCGGCAGCGCCGCCCCGGCCGCGCCGCCGCGGGTCGAGACCCGCCGGGTGGACGCCGCCGGCGATCAGCTGACGATGAGCATCGGGCCGCTGGTCCGCGCCGGTGACACCGTCTACCTCACCGCCGACACCCGGCTCGACAGCGGCGGTTCCACCCGGCTCAGCCGGCCGTTCTCCGCGACCGGCACCACCACGTTCGACGGTGCCCGGCTGGTCGACCCGGTCGGCCGCCGGGTCTACCTGCCCGCCGAGGGCAGCAGGGGATGTGTCTGCTCCAGCCGGGTGCGCGCCGACCAGGGTGAGACGCAACCGTTGCGCGCGGGCTTCACCGGAGTCCCCGCCGATGTGCACAGCCTGGCCGTGATGCTGCCCTACGCCGGGGTGTTCGCCGAGGTGCCGATCGTGGCCGGTCCCGCGCCGGACGACCTGGCGACCGGGGACGCGACGTCGTTCGTCGGTGATCTGGCGGCGTACACCGAACGGCTCGACGTGGGTCTGCGGACCCGGCAGCGACGCGACGGGGTGGATCTCGACCTCGACACCGATGTGCTGTTCCGGCTCGACAGCGCGCAGCTCACCCCGCAGGCCGGCAAGACGGTCGCGGCCGCCGTGGACGCCATCGAGGCCGCCGGTCCGGGCCCGTTGACGGTCACCGGGCACACCGACGACACCGGCACCACCGAGCACAACCAGACGTTGTCGCAGCAGCGGGCCGAGGCGGTCGCCAAGGCGCTCAAGCTCCCGGCGGCCCGCTGGCCGGTGACCGTGGCGGCCAAGGGTGAGACCCAGCCCGCCGTACCCAACACCGACGCCGCCGCCCGGGCTCGCAACCGCCGGGTGACCATCGCCTTCCGGGGCACTCCCCAGCTCGAGCCCAAGGACGTGCCGCTGCCGCGGACCGACGGCGTCCAGGGCAAGGCGGGCGACGGCGTCGACGTGCAACTCCCCCTGCACCGCGGCACCGTCCACTTCACCACCGGCACGGCCACCCGGCACGACGCCTTCCTCCAGGTCGATCTCGTCGCCACGGCGGTCGGCGGCAAGGCAACCATCCTCGACTTCCTCGGCCAGGGCGTCTTCACGGCGAGGAACGAGTTCGACCCGTACGCGAAGTACGGCGCGGCCGGTGTCCGCCTGCTCGCCGGTGACACGGCCGCCCTCCCGCTGGACTACGAGCGCGAGCCCGGCGACCACCGCTGCCTCTGCGACCGCCTGCTCAACCAGGCCATCCCCGAGAACAGCAGCCAGACGATCTCGCTGTGGTTCCCGGCCCCGCCGGCCGGCGCCACCACAGTGACCCTCGACGTCCCCGACAAGCTGCGCCTCACCGGCATACCGATCGCCTGA
- a CDS encoding ABC transporter ATP-binding protein yields MIEVSGLTRRYGPTVAVEGLTFAVRPGCVTGFLGPNGSGKSTTMRLILGLDRADAGDARIGGRRYRELRWPLREVGAMLEARAFHPGRSARSHLAALAAGNAIARSRVDEVLDLVGLGGVAGRRAGTFSLGMGQRLGVAAALLGDPGVLMLDEPVNGLDPGGVRWIRELLGTLAREGRTVFVSSHLISEMAVTAERLVVIGSGRLLADTTVAELSAGAGSLEDAFFELTSAASAASAASDYRGVRS; encoded by the coding sequence GTGATCGAGGTCAGCGGGCTGACAAGGCGATATGGACCGACGGTGGCGGTGGAGGGGCTGACGTTCGCCGTACGGCCCGGGTGCGTCACCGGGTTTCTCGGTCCGAACGGGTCGGGCAAGTCGACCACGATGCGGCTGATCCTGGGGCTGGATCGCGCGGACGCCGGAGATGCTCGCATCGGGGGCCGGCGTTACCGCGAGTTGCGGTGGCCGTTGCGGGAGGTCGGCGCCATGCTCGAAGCCCGGGCCTTCCATCCGGGCCGCAGCGCCCGCAGTCATCTGGCCGCGCTGGCGGCCGGCAACGCGATCGCGCGGTCCCGGGTCGACGAGGTGCTCGACCTGGTCGGGCTGGGCGGGGTGGCGGGGCGACGGGCGGGCACGTTCTCGCTCGGGATGGGGCAACGGCTGGGGGTGGCCGCCGCCCTGCTGGGCGATCCGGGGGTGCTGATGCTGGACGAACCGGTGAACGGGCTGGATCCCGGGGGCGTGCGCTGGATCCGGGAGCTGCTCGGGACGCTGGCCCGGGAGGGGCGCACGGTCTTCGTCTCCAGCCATCTGATCAGCGAGATGGCGGTGACGGCCGAGCGGCTGGTGGTGATCGGGAGTGGCCGGTTGCTCGCGGACACCACCGTCGCGGAGTTGTCCGCCGGGGCGGGGTCGCTGGAGGACGCCTTCTTCGAGCTGACAAGCGCGGCGAGCGCGGCGAGCGCGGCGAGCGACTATCGCGGGGTGAGGTCATGA
- a CDS encoding ABC transporter permease subunit, with product MSGGRYGLAQAARMEWIKLRSLRSTWWTLAGTAAGTVGIAVAVGLNSRDAAADVTNNALAGVVPGLLLAGVLGVLTMTGEYTSGTIRATLAVVPRRSLVLAAKAVVFGTMALVAGEAAAFAAFFAATGTLRSGVPAPTLEEPGVLRAVLLSGAASCLIGLLGLGLGAVIRHSAAAVGVLVAGVYVGVQAVGLLAHSVAAYMPILIVANSLSTTEPVTCGSGAASCPDFLPAWAGLGMLALYAGIALVCGGWLLARRDA from the coding sequence ATGAGCGGTGGCCGGTACGGGCTGGCCCAGGCCGCCCGGATGGAGTGGATCAAACTGCGGAGTCTGCGCTCCACCTGGTGGACGCTGGCCGGCACCGCCGCGGGCACCGTCGGCATCGCCGTCGCGGTGGGGCTGAACAGCCGCGATGCCGCCGCCGACGTGACCAACAACGCGCTGGCCGGGGTGGTACCGGGGCTGCTGCTGGCGGGCGTGCTCGGCGTGCTGACCATGACCGGTGAGTACACCTCCGGGACGATCCGGGCCACGCTCGCCGTCGTCCCGCGGCGCTCGCTGGTGCTGGCGGCGAAGGCGGTGGTGTTCGGGACGATGGCCCTGGTCGCCGGGGAGGCCGCGGCGTTCGCCGCCTTCTTCGCCGCCACCGGCACGCTGCGGTCCGGCGTCCCGGCCCCCACGCTGGAGGAACCGGGGGTGCTGCGGGCGGTGCTGCTGTCCGGGGCTGCCTCCTGCCTGATCGGCCTGCTCGGGCTGGGCCTGGGTGCCGTCATCCGGCACAGCGCGGCCGCGGTCGGGGTGCTGGTGGCCGGGGTCTACGTGGGTGTGCAGGCCGTCGGCCTCCTGGCGCACAGCGTAGCGGCGTACATGCCGATCCTGATCGTGGCGAACTCGCTGAGCACCACCGAGCCGGTCACCTGCGGCAGCGGGGCGGCGTCCTGCCCGGACTTCCTGCCCGCCTGGGCCGGGCTCGGGATGCTGGCGCTGTACGCCGGGATCGCGCTGGTCTGCGGCGGGTGGCTGCTGGCCCGCCGGGATGCCTGA
- a CDS encoding sensor domain-containing protein, giving the protein MGVLSMPVADPAGRTRGAGRWPDALRRRLRELVFCLAGVPFLVLSPPVLFVLAVDLGWLAAHGARGNPSGPGVVVGGVALVLLLVLAVATGAARGLGSLQRRLAARLLGLRVPAPPPARNHPRRPGPGDAAGWRVVVYQVAKLPVGLIQLYAAFFWIGGLVNLGYPLWWGAFRNHPAGTTLSPLPVFTPLGLFGEGTFHVATRPGTFAAAGAGAAMLLVAPWITRAITALDGWLIRRLLGPGRLAQRVHDLELRRALAVDDAAALLRRLERDLHDGAQIRLATLALNLGMARAKLGDHGEVPDPAAARELVDAALRGAKDALVELRGLVRGIHPPVLDNGLADALASLAADRAIPVELTVDIPVRPTPAIESIAYFCAAELLANAAKHSLADRLTVRAAGQHDLLRLSVTDNGRGGADPARGTGLAGLAQRVAVVDGRIGIASPAGGPTEITVDLPLHA; this is encoded by the coding sequence ATGGGGGTGCTGAGCATGCCGGTCGCGGACCCGGCCGGCCGGACGCGCGGCGCGGGCCGGTGGCCGGACGCACTCCGGCGGCGGCTCCGCGAGCTGGTGTTCTGCCTGGCCGGGGTGCCGTTCCTGGTGCTCAGCCCGCCGGTGCTGTTCGTCCTTGCGGTCGACCTCGGCTGGCTGGCGGCCCATGGCGCTCGGGGTAACCCGTCCGGGCCCGGGGTGGTCGTCGGGGGCGTCGCGCTGGTGCTGCTGCTCGTGCTGGCGGTGGCGACGGGGGCGGCCCGCGGGCTCGGCTCGCTGCAGCGGCGGCTGGCGGCCCGGCTGCTCGGCCTGCGGGTCCCGGCGCCCCCGCCGGCCCGCAACCACCCTCGCCGGCCCGGTCCGGGCGACGCCGCGGGCTGGCGGGTGGTGGTCTACCAGGTCGCCAAGCTGCCGGTCGGGCTGATCCAGCTGTACGCCGCGTTCTTCTGGATCGGCGGGCTGGTCAACCTGGGCTACCCGCTCTGGTGGGGAGCGTTCCGCAACCACCCGGCGGGCACCACGCTGAGCCCGCTGCCGGTGTTCACGCCGCTGGGGCTGTTCGGGGAGGGTACGTTCCACGTCGCCACGCGCCCGGGCACGTTCGCCGCCGCCGGGGCCGGGGCCGCGATGCTGCTGGTTGCGCCGTGGATCACCCGGGCGATCACCGCACTGGACGGATGGCTGATCCGGCGGCTGCTCGGGCCGGGCCGGCTGGCGCAGCGGGTGCACGACCTGGAGCTGCGCCGGGCGCTGGCGGTGGACGACGCGGCCGCTCTGCTCCGGCGGCTGGAACGCGATCTGCACGACGGCGCGCAGATCCGGCTGGCCACGCTCGCGCTGAACCTCGGCATGGCCCGCGCGAAGCTCGGCGACCACGGCGAGGTCCCGGACCCGGCGGCGGCCCGCGAGCTGGTCGACGCGGCGCTGCGGGGAGCCAAGGACGCCCTGGTGGAGTTGCGTGGGCTGGTGCGGGGCATCCACCCGCCGGTGCTGGACAACGGGCTGGCCGACGCCCTCGCCTCGCTGGCCGCCGACCGCGCGATCCCGGTCGAGCTGACGGTCGACATCCCGGTGCGGCCCACGCCCGCGATCGAGAGCATCGCCTATTTCTGCGCGGCCGAGCTGCTGGCCAACGCAGCCAAGCACAGCCTCGCCGACCGGCTCACCGTGCGGGCGGCCGGGCAGCACGACCTGCTCCGGCTGAGCGTGACCGACAACGGCAGGGGCGGCGCCGACCCGGCCCGCGGCACCGGCCTGGCCGGGCTGGCGCAGCGGGTCGCCGTGGTCGACGGCCGGATCGGCATCGCCAGCCCGGCCGGCGGCCCGACCGAGATCACCGTCGACCTCCCGCTGCACGCATGA
- a CDS encoding response regulator transcription factor codes for MSVRIVIAEDAALFRAGLTRLVEDRGHRVCAAVADGEGLLAAVAEHRPDVVVADIRMPPTHTDEGLRAALEIRDRHPGTGVLVLSQYIETRYTAQLLAGNAAGVGYLLKERVADVAEFAAGLERVAAGGTALDPEVVGRLLRAGRHADGLAALTARERDVLALMAEGRSNAGIAAALVVTAGTVEKHVASIFDKVGLPPAEADNRRVLAVLRYLSS; via the coding sequence ATGAGCGTACGCATCGTGATCGCCGAGGACGCGGCGCTGTTCCGGGCCGGGCTGACCCGGCTGGTCGAGGACCGCGGGCATCGGGTGTGCGCCGCGGTGGCCGACGGCGAGGGGCTGCTGGCCGCGGTGGCCGAGCACCGGCCCGACGTCGTGGTGGCCGACATCCGGATGCCGCCGACGCACACCGACGAGGGGCTGCGGGCCGCGCTGGAGATCCGCGACCGGCATCCCGGCACCGGGGTGCTGGTGCTGTCGCAGTACATCGAGACCCGGTACACCGCCCAGCTGCTGGCGGGCAACGCGGCGGGCGTCGGCTACCTGCTCAAGGAGCGGGTGGCCGACGTCGCCGAGTTCGCCGCCGGGCTGGAGCGGGTGGCCGCGGGTGGCACCGCGCTCGACCCCGAGGTGGTCGGGCGGTTGCTGCGGGCCGGCCGGCACGCCGACGGGCTGGCCGCGCTCACCGCCCGGGAGCGCGACGTGCTGGCGCTGATGGCGGAGGGCCGGTCCAACGCCGGCATCGCCGCGGCCCTGGTGGTCACCGCCGGGACGGTGGAGAAGCACGTCGCGAGCATCTTCGACAAGGTCGGGCTGCCGCCGGCCGAGGCCGACAACCGCCGCGTCCTCGCCGTGCTGCGCTATCTGAGCTCGTAG
- a CDS encoding Gfo/Idh/MocA family protein, whose translation MLRVGVIGTGMIGQDHLRRMTRVLAGATVTAVSDVDVDLAKRVADGLPGATVHLTGEELVADPRVDAVVVCSWGPTHEQYVLAAIAVGKPVFCEKPLATTEEACRRIVDAEVARGRRLVQVGYMRRYDPAYRALKAAVDGGELGDPLMMHCAHRNAGVPGFYEKESIITDTAVHEIDMVRWMFDDEISAAQVLKPRRNRNGGDLQDPLLLILEMAGGALVDVELSVNIRYGYDIRGEVVGENGTASLSSPVPVVVRAGGQVSSPVALDWRERFARAYDIELQEWIDTPFDPTGPSAWDGYAAAVVSDAAVAALRTGERVTVSLPERPPLYELR comes from the coding sequence ATGCTGCGGGTAGGCGTGATCGGCACCGGCATGATCGGGCAGGACCACCTGCGCCGGATGACCCGGGTGCTGGCCGGGGCGACCGTCACCGCGGTCAGCGACGTGGACGTGGACCTGGCCAAACGGGTGGCCGACGGGCTGCCGGGCGCCACCGTCCACCTCACCGGCGAGGAACTCGTCGCCGACCCGCGGGTGGACGCGGTGGTCGTCTGCTCCTGGGGACCCACCCACGAGCAGTACGTGCTGGCGGCCATCGCCGTGGGCAAGCCCGTCTTCTGCGAGAAGCCGCTGGCCACCACCGAGGAAGCCTGCCGGCGCATCGTCGACGCTGAGGTAGCCCGCGGCCGCCGGCTGGTGCAGGTCGGCTACATGCGCCGCTACGACCCGGCCTACCGGGCTCTCAAGGCGGCGGTGGACGGCGGCGAGCTCGGCGACCCGCTGATGATGCACTGCGCCCACCGCAACGCGGGCGTGCCCGGCTTCTACGAGAAGGAAAGCATCATCACCGACACCGCGGTGCACGAGATCGACATGGTGCGCTGGATGTTCGACGACGAGATCAGCGCGGCCCAGGTGCTCAAGCCACGCCGCAACCGCAACGGCGGCGACCTGCAGGACCCGCTGCTGCTGATCCTCGAGATGGCCGGGGGTGCGCTGGTCGACGTCGAGCTCTCGGTCAACATCCGCTACGGGTACGACATCCGGGGCGAGGTGGTCGGGGAGAACGGCACCGCGTCGCTCAGCTCCCCGGTGCCCGTGGTGGTGCGCGCCGGTGGGCAGGTGAGCAGCCCGGTCGCACTGGACTGGCGGGAACGCTTCGCCCGGGCGTACGACATCGAGCTGCAGGAGTGGATCGACACGCCGTTCGACCCGACCGGGCCGAGCGCCTGGGACGGCTACGCGGCCGCGGTGGTGTCCGACGCCGCGGTGGCTGCCCTGCGCACCGGCGAACGGGTCACGGTCAGCCTGCCCGAGCGACCCCCGCTCTACGAGCTCAGATAG
- a CDS encoding ATP-binding cassette domain-containing protein, which translates to MTTLIEMTGVGKSYGAVSALRDVGLSVKAGEVTCVLGDNGAGKSTLIKIMSGLHPHTTGTLTVDGRPVTFSSPREALDHGIATVYQDLAVVPLMEVWRNFFLGAELTSGKYPLAGLRIKDMRRIADEELRKMGIVVNDINQPIGTLSGGQRQCVAIARAVYFGARVLILDEPTAALGVKQSGVVLRYVARARDAGLGVVFITHNPHHAYLVGDHFIILKLGAAVLDRNRTEVTLDELTAQMAGGDELAELSHELGR; encoded by the coding sequence ATGACGACGCTCATCGAGATGACCGGCGTCGGCAAGTCGTACGGCGCGGTCAGCGCCCTGCGCGACGTCGGCCTCAGCGTCAAGGCGGGCGAGGTCACCTGCGTGCTCGGCGACAACGGGGCCGGCAAGTCCACGCTGATCAAGATCATGTCGGGGCTGCACCCGCACACCACGGGCACGCTCACCGTCGACGGCAGGCCGGTGACCTTCTCGTCGCCGCGCGAGGCGCTCGACCACGGCATCGCCACGGTCTACCAGGATCTGGCCGTGGTGCCGCTGATGGAGGTCTGGCGCAACTTCTTCCTCGGCGCCGAGCTCACCTCGGGCAAGTACCCGCTGGCCGGCCTGCGGATCAAGGACATGCGGCGGATCGCCGACGAGGAACTCCGCAAGATGGGCATCGTCGTCAACGACATCAACCAGCCCATCGGGACCCTCTCCGGCGGTCAGCGGCAGTGCGTGGCCATCGCCCGGGCCGTCTACTTCGGCGCCCGGGTGCTGATCCTCGACGAGCCGACCGCCGCGCTCGGCGTCAAGCAGTCCGGCGTGGTGCTGCGGTACGTCGCCCGCGCCCGCGACGCCGGGCTCGGCGTCGTGTTCATCACCCACAACCCGCACCACGCCTACCTGGTCGGCGACCACTTCATCATCCTCAAACTGGGAGCCGCCGTGCTCGACCGCAACCGCACCGAGGTCACCCTCGACGAGCTCACCGCCCAGATGGCCGGCGGCGACGAGCTCGCCGAGCTGTCCCACGAGCTGGGGCGCTGA
- a CDS encoding ABC transporter permease, producing MSHDVQAARPAPAAPETPAASRRPGLGNRLLLRPEVGALVAALVIFLFFLVAAPAFRSMESFFTVLYQASTIGIVAVGVGLLMIGGEFDLSAGVITTSAGLVTSMFSWWFGVNLWVGALLSLIFCLAVGFLNGWLVMRTGIPSFLITLGTFFVLQGANLGVTKLVTNSVTSPDISQIAGFSSLGAVFSSNFGLGPVTVWITVLWWLLFVALATWILQRARSGNWIYAVGGSPESARAVGVPVVRTKIGLFMAVSFLGWFVGMHTLFRFNTLQAGNGVGNEFLYIIAAVVGGTLLTGGFGNAAGVAIGAFIFGMTNLGIVYAGWDPNWFKAFLGVMLLLAVLVNLYVKRMATARRTA from the coding sequence ATGAGTCACGACGTGCAAGCGGCGCGGCCGGCCCCGGCAGCCCCGGAGACCCCGGCCGCGTCCCGCCGCCCGGGGCTCGGCAACCGGTTGCTGCTGCGCCCCGAGGTCGGCGCGCTGGTGGCCGCCCTGGTGATCTTTCTGTTCTTCCTGGTGGCGGCGCCCGCGTTCCGTTCGATGGAGTCGTTCTTCACGGTGCTCTACCAGGCCTCGACGATCGGCATCGTGGCCGTCGGGGTGGGGCTGCTGATGATCGGCGGCGAGTTCGACCTGTCCGCCGGCGTCATCACCACCAGCGCCGGGCTGGTCACCTCGATGTTCAGCTGGTGGTTCGGGGTCAACCTGTGGGTCGGCGCGCTGCTGTCGCTGATCTTCTGTCTGGCCGTCGGCTTTCTCAACGGCTGGCTGGTGATGCGCACCGGCATTCCCAGCTTCCTGATCACGCTGGGCACGTTCTTCGTGCTCCAGGGCGCCAACCTGGGCGTGACCAAGCTGGTGACCAACTCGGTGACCAGCCCCGACATCAGCCAGATCGCCGGGTTCTCCTCGCTGGGCGCGGTCTTCTCGTCGAACTTCGGGCTCGGCCCGGTCACCGTGTGGATCACCGTGCTGTGGTGGCTGCTGTTCGTCGCCCTGGCCACCTGGATCCTGCAGCGGGCCCGGTCCGGCAACTGGATCTACGCGGTGGGCGGCTCGCCGGAGAGCGCGCGGGCGGTGGGTGTGCCGGTGGTCCGTACCAAAATCGGGTTGTTCATGGCGGTGTCGTTCCTCGGCTGGTTCGTCGGGATGCACACCCTGTTCCGGTTCAACACGCTGCAGGCCGGCAACGGCGTGGGCAACGAGTTTCTCTACATCATCGCCGCGGTGGTCGGCGGCACCCTGCTGACCGGTGGCTTCGGCAACGCCGCGGGGGTGGCGATCGGCGCGTTCATCTTCGGCATGACCAACCTGGGCATCGTCTACGCCGGTTGGGACCCCAACTGGTTCAAGGCCTTCCTCGGCGTGATGCTGCTGCTCGCGGTGCTGGTCAACCTGTACGTCAAGCGGATGGCCACGGCCCGGAGGACGGCATGA
- a CDS encoding sugar ABC transporter substrate-binding protein: MTFIRGGRIVAIAALVALGATACSGGGRDKGEDSEQGGGGNAAGSSGYTIAFVTHETPGDAFWDKVRAGAEQAAKDEGVTLKYSNDPDASKQAVLIQNAVDSKVSGIATTLVTPNALAGAVKTATDAKIPVVGLNAGIDQYKQLGALMYFGSDETLAGQSAGERIAAGGAKHPLCVIHQQGSVSLEARCAGLKSKVPGTENIQVNGADDAAVTSTIQAKLAQDKSIDYIMTLNSQVAQDTLKAQEQAGSSAKVATFDLDTQVAQNVQDGKIEFSVDQQPYAQGYLAVSSLYLYLKNGNDIGGGRPVLTGPSFVDKSNIAKILPFTKNNTR, from the coding sequence ATGACTTTCATACGAGGTGGCCGGATCGTCGCCATCGCGGCGCTGGTGGCCCTGGGCGCGACCGCGTGCAGCGGGGGCGGCCGGGACAAGGGTGAGGACAGCGAGCAGGGCGGCGGTGGTAACGCGGCGGGGTCCTCCGGCTACACGATCGCGTTCGTGACCCACGAGACGCCGGGTGACGCCTTCTGGGACAAGGTGCGCGCCGGCGCCGAGCAGGCCGCCAAGGACGAGGGCGTCACGCTCAAGTACTCCAACGACCCGGACGCCTCGAAGCAGGCGGTGCTGATCCAGAACGCGGTCGATTCCAAGGTCAGCGGCATCGCCACCACGCTGGTCACGCCGAACGCGCTGGCCGGGGCGGTCAAGACGGCCACCGACGCGAAGATCCCGGTGGTCGGGCTGAACGCCGGCATCGACCAGTACAAGCAGCTCGGTGCGCTGATGTACTTCGGCTCCGACGAGACCCTGGCCGGGCAGTCGGCCGGTGAGCGGATCGCCGCCGGCGGGGCCAAGCACCCGTTGTGCGTGATCCACCAGCAGGGTTCGGTGTCGCTGGAGGCCCGCTGCGCCGGGCTCAAGAGCAAGGTGCCCGGCACCGAGAACATCCAGGTCAACGGTGCCGACGACGCCGCGGTCACCTCGACCATCCAGGCCAAGCTGGCCCAGGACAAGTCGATCGACTACATCATGACGCTGAACTCGCAGGTCGCTCAGGACACCCTCAAGGCCCAGGAGCAGGCCGGCAGCTCGGCCAAGGTCGCCACGTTCGACCTGGACACCCAGGTCGCGCAGAACGTCCAGGACGGCAAGATCGAGTTCTCGGTCGACCAGCAGCCGTATGCGCAGGGTTACCTCGCGGTCAGCTCGCTGTACCTGTACCTGAAGAACGGCAACGACATCGGCGGCGGGCGCCCGGTGCTGACCGGCCCCTCGTTCGTCGACAAGTCCAACATCGCGAAGATCCTGCCGTTCACCAAGAACAACACCCGATGA
- a CDS encoding CoA-acylating methylmalonate-semialdehyde dehydrogenase yields the protein MSTIEHWIDGRLTAGAATRRGAVWNPATGRIQHEVMLADPADVDAAVEAARRAFTGWSQSSLSARTKVMFTFRELINANIGRLAEIISDEHGKVLSDAAGEVQRGLEVVEFACGIPQLLKGEYSDQASSGVDVFSFREPLGVCAGITPFNFPAMVPMWMYPVAIACGNTFVLKPSERDPSAANFVAELWRKAGLPDGVFNVVHGDRVAVDAILQHPDVAAVSFVGSTPIARHIHQQASAAGKRVQALGGAKNHAVVLPDADLEYAAEHLSAAAYGSAGERCMAISATVAVGAVAEPLIDLVARKAGEVVVGPGRDARSQMGPVVTAAARDRIETLIGTGEAQGAAVRVDGRGLRVPGYEDGFYVGPTLLDQVKPGMDVYTEEIFGPVLSVLRADDVDAAIALINENPYGNGTAIFTSSGEAARRFQRGVRVGMIGINVPIPVPMAYHSFGGWKDSLFGDRHIHGPEGVSFYTRGKVVTSRWPQVAAAHGASLHFPTAS from the coding sequence ATGTCGACGATCGAGCACTGGATCGACGGGCGGCTCACGGCCGGGGCCGCCACCCGCCGCGGTGCGGTCTGGAACCCGGCCACCGGGCGCATCCAGCACGAGGTGATGCTGGCCGACCCGGCCGACGTCGACGCCGCGGTCGAGGCGGCCCGGCGGGCGTTCACCGGGTGGAGCCAGTCGTCGCTCAGCGCCCGCACCAAGGTGATGTTCACCTTCCGTGAACTGATCAACGCGAACATCGGCCGGCTTGCCGAGATCATCTCGGACGAGCACGGCAAGGTGCTCAGCGACGCGGCCGGTGAGGTGCAGCGCGGCCTGGAGGTCGTGGAGTTCGCCTGCGGCATCCCGCAGCTGCTCAAGGGCGAGTATTCCGACCAGGCCTCCAGCGGCGTCGACGTGTTCAGCTTCCGGGAGCCGCTCGGTGTGTGCGCCGGGATCACGCCGTTCAACTTCCCGGCCATGGTGCCCATGTGGATGTACCCGGTGGCGATCGCGTGCGGCAACACGTTCGTGCTCAAACCCAGCGAGCGGGACCCGTCGGCGGCCAACTTCGTGGCCGAGCTGTGGCGCAAGGCCGGGCTGCCGGACGGCGTGTTCAACGTCGTGCACGGCGACCGGGTGGCCGTCGACGCGATCCTGCAGCACCCGGACGTCGCGGCGGTGTCGTTCGTCGGCTCCACCCCGATCGCCCGGCACATCCACCAGCAGGCGTCGGCCGCCGGCAAGCGGGTGCAGGCGCTCGGTGGTGCCAAGAATCACGCCGTCGTGCTGCCCGACGCCGATCTCGAGTACGCCGCTGAGCACCTGTCCGCGGCGGCGTACGGCTCGGCGGGGGAGCGCTGCATGGCGATCTCCGCGACGGTGGCCGTGGGTGCCGTGGCCGAGCCGCTGATCGACCTGGTCGCCCGCAAGGCCGGCGAGGTCGTCGTCGGCCCCGGCCGGGACGCCCGCAGTCAGATGGGCCCGGTGGTCACGGCCGCCGCGCGTGACCGGATCGAGACCCTCATCGGTACGGGCGAGGCGCAGGGCGCCGCCGTCCGGGTGGACGGCCGCGGGCTGCGGGTGCCCGGCTACGAGGACGGCTTCTATGTCGGCCCCACCCTGCTCGACCAGGTGAAACCCGGCATGGACGTGTACACCGAGGAGATCTTCGGCCCGGTGCTGTCCGTGCTGCGGGCCGACGACGTCGACGCGGCGATCGCACTGATCAACGAGAACCCGTACGGGAACGGCACGGCGATCTTCACCAGCAGCGGGGAAGCGGCGCGTCGCTTCCAGCGGGGCGTGCGGGTGGGCATGATCGGCATCAACGTCCCCATCCCGGTGCCGATGGCGTACCACTCGTTCGGAGGCTGGAAGGACTCGCTCTTCGGCGACCGGCACATCCACGGACCGGAGGGTGTCTCCTTCTATACCCGGGGCAAGGTCGTCACCTCCCGATGGCCGCAGGTCGCAGCCGCCCACGGCGCTTCCTTACACTTCCCGACGGCAAGTTGA